The genomic stretch GGGCCGGCGTGCTGCTCCTCCAGCTGGAGACCCCGCTCGAGACGGTGCGCGCGGCCGTGGCGGCCACCGGGGGGACGGTGGTGCTCAACCCGGCACCGCCGCAGCCGCTGCCGGCCGAGCTGCTCGCCGAGGTCGACGTGCTGGTGCCCAACGAGCCGGAGCTGCGCGCACTGTCCGGCGTGCCCGACGGGGACGACTCCCCGGCCGCCCTCGTCGCGCTGGCCCGGGCAGTGGGCAGCGGTGACGTGGTGGTCACCCTGGGCGGGCGCGGCGCGCTGGTCGTGCCGGCCGGCGGCCCGGCGCTGCTGCAGGCGCCGCCCCCGGTCGACGCCGTGGACACCACCGGTGCCGGTGACTGCTTCTGCGGCGCACTGAGCAGCGCACTGGACCGCGGCGCGGACCTCGCGGCGGCGGTCCGCTACGCGGTGACCGCCGCGGCGCTGTCGACCACCGGCCCCGGCGCCCGGGGCGCGCTGCCCGACGACGACGCCGTCCAGGCCCTGCTGGACCGCACGCCGCCGGCCGAGCCGGTCGCCTGAGCGGTGGGTTTCCGCACCGGCCGGCCGGGCATCCGCCCAGGCATGACCGAGAGCGCACCCCAGCACAGCAGCGAGCCTGCCGAGGGCTCCGACCCCGCCGTCGACCAGGAGGGTGGCCGGACGCCACACGCCAGCGAGCCCGCGGAGGGGTCGGAGGCGGCCGCCGAG from Modestobacter roseus encodes the following:
- a CDS encoding ribokinase — protein: MSVTVVGSLNEDLVVTVDRLPGRGETVVGSAVALLPGGKGANQASAAGRLGRGVHMVGRVGDDPAAGRQLAALADCGVNVGRVQRTPGAPTGSATIPVEARGGENLIVVVPGANAALTPADVDVESVHRAGVLLLQLETPLETVRAAVAATGGTVVLNPAPPQPLPAELLAEVDVLVPNEPELRALSGVPDGDDSPAALVALARAVGSGDVVVTLGGRGALVVPAGGPALLQAPPPVDAVDTTGAGDCFCGALSSALDRGADLAAAVRYAVTAAALSTTGPGARGALPDDDAVQALLDRTPPAEPVA